A portion of the Bulleidia sp. zg-1006 genome contains these proteins:
- a CDS encoding class I SAM-dependent methyltransferase — protein sequence MIKKAENWQDYECIDAGDFEKLERWKKVILRRPDPLAIWPKNPKVDWQRYDAIYHRSKLGGGSWNFKKKLPEYWTMDYKNLRFKVAPTGFKHTGLFPEQAANWDWMHDLIQSRKQKETRILNLFAYTGGATLVCSEAGASEVVHVDASKGMVQWAKENRNFSHLQNHKIRFIVEDCLKFVEREKRRGRTYHGILMDPPSYGRGPNGEMWKFEKEVVIFIQKTLELLDEDAIFFLVNSYTTGFSSTVFENLFKTCPLPKGNIETGELGLPVSSRDIVLPAGIYARWQRK from the coding sequence ATGATTAAAAAAGCAGAAAATTGGCAGGATTATGAATGTATAGATGCTGGAGATTTTGAAAAATTAGAGCGGTGGAAAAAGGTGATTTTAAGAAGACCTGATCCATTAGCCATTTGGCCTAAAAATCCAAAGGTAGATTGGCAACGATACGATGCGATTTATCATCGTTCTAAATTGGGGGGTGGCTCTTGGAATTTTAAAAAGAAGCTTCCGGAATATTGGACAATGGATTATAAAAATCTACGCTTTAAAGTTGCACCAACCGGTTTTAAACACACCGGTTTATTTCCTGAACAAGCAGCCAACTGGGATTGGATGCACGATTTAATTCAAAGTCGTAAACAAAAGGAAACCCGTATCCTCAATTTATTTGCGTACACAGGTGGAGCTACCTTAGTTTGCTCAGAAGCCGGTGCTAGTGAGGTGGTTCATGTGGATGCGTCTAAAGGGATGGTTCAGTGGGCAAAAGAAAACCGTAATTTTTCTCATCTTCAAAACCATAAAATTCGTTTTATTGTTGAAGATTGTTTGAAGTTTGTTGAAAGAGAAAAGAGAAGAGGTCGAACCTACCATGGTATTCTCATGGATCCACCAAGCTATGGTCGTGGTCCAAATGGAGAAATGTGGAAATTTGAAAAGGAAGTGGTTATCTTCATCCAAAAAACATTGGAGCTTTTGGATGAAGATGCTATCTTCTTCTTAGTTAATTCTTATACCACAGGCTTTTCTTCCACCGTCTTTGAAAACCTCTTTAAAACCTGTCCTTTACCAAAAGGAAACATTGAAACCGGTGAATTGGGTTTACCTGTTTCTTCTCGTGATATTGTTTTACCGGCAGGAATTTACGCAAGATGGCAGAGAAAATAA
- a CDS encoding RluA family pseudouridine synthase: MAEKINILYEDNHLLVVEKPINVLSQADNTQEEDMVNRLKEFIKVRDHKPGNVFIGLVHRLDRPVGGLMVFSKTSKAASRLSNALRCHTFQKGYLAIVDSVSLPKEDTLEDYLYKDNQKNRVFVVDKKKGKYARLHYEVLAQKQGKSFVRIALETGRPHQIRVQFSSRNWPLVNDQRYHPHPTKAPICLFAYKLSFPHPTKKEVMRFELHPKADGAWSLFKEVLS; encoded by the coding sequence ATGGCAGAGAAAATAAACATTCTTTACGAAGACAATCACCTTCTTGTCGTTGAAAAACCAATCAATGTGTTATCCCAAGCAGATAACACACAAGAAGAGGATATGGTCAATCGTTTAAAAGAATTCATTAAAGTAAGAGATCATAAACCCGGCAATGTGTTCATTGGTTTAGTGCATCGTTTGGATCGTCCCGTTGGTGGTTTAATGGTTTTTTCGAAGACCTCGAAAGCCGCTTCGCGTTTGAGTAATGCGCTGCGTTGTCATACGTTCCAAAAAGGTTATCTGGCAATCGTCGATAGCGTTTCTTTACCAAAAGAGGACACTTTAGAGGATTATTTATATAAGGACAATCAAAAAAACCGTGTTTTTGTCGTGGATAAGAAAAAAGGGAAATATGCCCGTTTGCACTATGAAGTTTTAGCCCAGAAACAAGGTAAATCTTTCGTTCGTATTGCTTTAGAAACTGGTCGTCCGCATCAAATTCGTGTTCAATTTTCAAGTCGGAATTGGCCTTTAGTGAACGATCAACGTTACCACCCCCATCCAACTAAAGCCCCTATTTGTTTATTTGCGTATAAATTAAGCTTTCCCCATCCAACTAAGAAAGAGGTAATGCGTTTTGAGTTGCATCCAAAAGCCGATGGAGCCTGGTCTTTATTTAAGGAGGTACTATCATGA